The Cuculus canorus isolate bCucCan1 chromosome 5, bCucCan1.pri, whole genome shotgun sequence genome window below encodes:
- the LOC104057757 gene encoding protein TUNAR isoform X3, producing MSRQVILKGRIKKLATKMVITSGNEEDKGSQEKESKEETILAMLGIIGTILNLIVIIFVYIYTTL from the exons ATGTCGAGGCAG GTTATCCTTAAAGGAAGGATAAAGAAACTGGCCACCAAGATGGTAATCACTAGTGGAAATGAAGAAGATAAAGGCagtcaagaaaaggaaagcaaagaagaaaccATCTTGGCAATGCTTGGAATTATTGGGACAATTCTGAACCTCATCGTGATAATTTTTGTGTATATTTACACAACGTTGTAA
- the LOC104057757 gene encoding protein TUNAR isoform X4, whose amino-acid sequence MVILKGRIKKLATKMVITSGNEEDKGSQEKESKEETILAMLGIIGTILNLIVIIFVYIYTTL is encoded by the exons atG GTTATCCTTAAAGGAAGGATAAAGAAACTGGCCACCAAGATGGTAATCACTAGTGGAAATGAAGAAGATAAAGGCagtcaagaaaaggaaagcaaagaagaaaccATCTTGGCAATGCTTGGAATTATTGGGACAATTCTGAACCTCATCGTGATAATTTTTGTGTATATTTACACAACGTTGTAA
- the LOC104057757 gene encoding uncharacterized protein LOC104057757 isoform X1, giving the protein MTSHEFDFGCLHTPLSLFGNLINNDLEEKGFKITKLFQEQVKVPAHPKADRYVEVILKGRIKKLATKMVITSGNEEDKGSQEKESKEETILAMLGIIGTILNLIVIIFVYIYTTL; this is encoded by the exons ATGACTTCCCACGAATTCGACTTTGGCTGCCTGCACACTCCACTCAGCCTCTTTGGTAACCTCATAAATAATGACTTAGAagagaaaggatttaaaattacaaaacttTTTCAAGAGCAAGTCAAGGTGCCAGCACATCCAAAAGCTGACAGATATGTCGAG GTTATCCTTAAAGGAAGGATAAAGAAACTGGCCACCAAGATGGTAATCACTAGTGGAAATGAAGAAGATAAAGGCagtcaagaaaaggaaagcaaagaagaaaccATCTTGGCAATGCTTGGAATTATTGGGACAATTCTGAACCTCATCGTGATAATTTTTGTGTATATTTACACAACGTTGTAA